Genomic window (Tribolium castaneum strain GA2 chromosome 2, icTriCast1.1, whole genome shotgun sequence):
tctcctacaaaaataaaaaacgtgttGTTTGGGAaggaggtgaaaaaaataaactacgaAATCGAGAAATTATAgaagatttataaaaataccTTAAGGTCCCTAGGAGTGTTTGAttaaacatgatttttttggcAATCAAAGTCCCTATTGAAGGGCAAGATctcctttaaaaataaagaaaagtgCTGTTTGGGAAGaggctaaaaaaataaaatttacaaaatagaaaaattttagaagatctattaaaattctttaagGTCCCTAGGGGTGTTTGTCTAAACATGATTTTGTGGCAGTCAAAGGCCCTATTGAAGGTCatgatctttttcaaaaataaaaaaaagctgTTTGGAAAGGGAGTGAAAAAAGTTAACTTTGCAAAATCgagaaattttagaagatttatcaaaatttgttaagGTCCCTAGGAGTGTTTGTccaaacatgattttttggCATTCAATGGCCCTATTGAAGGGCTtgatttcctgcaaaaataaagaaaagtgtTGTTTGggaaaaaggtgaaaaaaataaaaattgagaaattttataaagatttattaaaattcgttaAGGTAATCTATGAAATAAATTCCacgtttattattacaacGTTTATTGAGCTAATTGAACATTGTTACAtagcaattaaatttaaaattcgctAAATGCTCGGCTAAATGTAATGATCCCTCTAAAATATTACCTACACTTATTTACACTGTTTGCAATATAGTCTCTACTTAGTTATCACAGTTATCAGCCATTTGTGTTGACTCCCATACAAACAAGGTTTTGTAATTTGAGTTGACAaacagtaatttaaaaaaaacaaaactgaataatttttctattaacaTTTAACGAAAACAGTTGGCTTATCGTTAATGGCATTATTATTCAGTGTcataaaaaactatagaaatgtACTTTAAAATGTAGAAAACAACTGTTTAAACTGTTTGCAGTACTTACTTTATAAAATATGATattcgatttaaattttcgttggcctactttggtttttgagttagatCAGCTACAGAGAAGAAATAATGTAGAATTAATCGACCTGCTCTTTATGACTTTGTTTCTGTTACTCCTACAAAGTATTTTGAAAAGGTGAGACaactaattacattttttcaaaaataattttttctcaagACATTTGTTTACACCATTAGTGAAACGTATGAAGAAATTTTCACAATCCAACAGAACTTCTGTGCGtaattcgatttttgaacAGGCGTAtttaaagtcccaaatttgggacagaaaaatggtggataTGCCCTACTTTCAGTTTGCATAATATAAATACGTTCGTAGATTGAAGGTCTAGCTAAGCAGTCAGAAACTTCCTCTAAAGAAGTCAAGACGTggttaaaattgaaaaataaacaaagtcaCTACACCAACAAAATTTCTACAAGTTTATGGAGACTTATTTATCACACTGCTATAATAGCGTATGGTACTGCGGTTTTCTGGGATAAACCATGGTTTTGGGATATTAAGGAATGTTGGTAGAAAATCACCATTAagtgaaaacattttttctcacAAATTTTTTAGGGTAGACGTCTACAACCAAAAGATCACAAATGGTGTTTGGTGGTTTTTTATGATATCTTGGGCTCACATATGTTGCTCCTTCTTGACAGTTGATACTTTAGATTTTCGGAAAAaggatttttttcttacattGACACATCATGTTGTTCTTCTTGAAATAATGTGGATCTCTTGGAAAGACAGTATGATCCCTTACTGCAGTATTGGTTTATTTTGTCATGACTTTGCTGATATATTTCTTCAGGTTGGTTAGACGATTACTGAACTGTGAACGttgtattttcaattttcaatgtagGTTTGCAAGTTAGCAAAATATTTCGATCGTGAATTTCTATCCCgaatatttttctttgtttttatgCTTGTGTGGGGCATTACACGATTGggaatttttcctttttatataattaaaaggtgggtttttaagatttttacgTTCTGACAACCTTAAGATTACGATTCTTAAGGATTATTTGtgatttgataaaattaagaaaacgtttttttgttttccaaaaCCAAGATTTGTTTCACAAAATGCTTTTTACctctttatttaattcaaaaactttacTAACTCAAATCATTTTTAGTTCTGTTGTAGACCTTCCCCGTGTTGAACCCATATGGAcgacttatttttattattatgcaGGTGTTATTTGCTTGTGTCTTATTCAAATTCTGCATTGTTTATGGacgtattttattttcaaagttgcAGCAAGACTCTTATGGCACAATGCTTTATTCGAAGACCCTACGTCAGATAAGGAAGCTGAATAAACATTgctttttttccttttatttaaaaactactgTTGTTTTATACCCACAGtttcatttattaaataaaatgctttatcaaattttctttcgttACACTCAGAAGTCATGTTCTACGGGTCAGCAAAAACGtttgatcaatttttgttgttttttattctacAACTATTTGCTCTAAGATCGAGGTGTTGTATTTAAACATTACTCTTTCTACAAAACtagtattaataaaaaaaatatgaaatgtttctacaaaaagaaaaataagaaaaccgtttcaaacttatatttgaaaattgaaatttgaaataatctcAAGTTATTAATTAGTCAACTGCATATTTCTAAAACTTCTACACACTAAAAAgtatatatttaattttactatAACTAGTTCAATTCAAACATACGTTATATTCGGACATCAGCAAATAACCACTAAGCTTAAAGTGAAGTGAATACACTTTTACTGAAATATTCTTACCATGTGATTACATTAAGTATTCCAGttttagtattaatattattattttctaaaattgaatATACATTGGTTTTATTGCAAATATACGTTAAAATTCTAACAAAACTACCTTTTTTAATCTCAAGCGTGGTCACCGTGTTTAGACCAAGTACTTGATTACTTAGTTCAATTATAGAATATGTTGAATTCAAATACATCAGCGCCAAAAAACAAACCTTGTGTATGTTTAAAGAtgatatttctttatttagtTTACATTATATTTCAGTTGTACGTAGggtttataataaacaaatcttttacTTAAGCTCAactattaaattgtttgaatgtttttttgtttgtaacaggggtgtaataaaaacatgtatgtagatcaaaaaataactttatttctTAACCAATAAGtaacaaagaaaaataaaatgttttaaaaatatgaggACGACAGATTGAGACAACAGATTCAATAAGTAACTAAGAAacatattatattataatatatattatatatataattatattataatataatatataaaattgCTTGTCCTGACTGACTGACCTATCAACGCACAGCCTAAACGGTTAAGTATAAAAAcctgaaatttttacaataggTAGCTTTTATAACGTAGGCATGTACTAAAAAaggttttttggaaaatcgccccctaagagggttaaatagggtgttaaaatttgaataaaaatccgtcatttttaaagttatattcttgaaaattagttattgggctttaagttaaaaaagttaaaattttcgaaaaatcatcCCCTAAAAGGGTTAAATggcgtaataaaatttgtagaaaaattcgtaacttttGAATTCAcattaattaaagttgatatttaggtttttagtgaaaagtaaagaaacactgttttagtttgaaatactaaCCCCAAGGTGGTTGACTAGGGGTTggaatttatataaaatccgtaatttttattttgtatccATGCAATTGGTACTTGAGCTTTCGGTTAAAGATGAAAAACTTGTGTTTAGGAACATTTGGAATTCGTACCCCTAAAAGGGTTACATATAAAAATACGTCATTTTTGAacttatatttataaaaattagtatttgggcattcggtgaaaaataaagaaacaagtattttattatttttttaaattccaccCCCAAAGAaggttaaacataaaaatcgtTATTATTTTGAAGCTATATGcataaaaaatagtatttaatctttcgattaaaaatgaaaaaatacgtgtttctggattttgtaaatttcatcCCCAAGAGGGTTTTGAGTAcaaaaatttgtcattttcgaaattataaccaaaaaattggGATTTGAGCGTtcgtgtaaaaataaaaaacgcgtGTTTCaggtttgttgaaaattccaaggagattaaacaaaaaattcttaattgtTGAAGTCATACgtatacaaaaaattctttattgtcggtttatagaaaattttgttaaaatttaattcgttattaaaagttaacaacgctaatggaccaaccaaattgcttcaatttggtagaataaaaaacattcaGCATCATTTCAATTATAATCAATAACCTCCCCTGTGCTGTAATATCTTCAGCATCCAGTAGATGGCCCTGTCTTATACTCTCTCCAAGTGTGAGTCGTTTCCCACCAGATAAATACTTCACTTGAGGGTTTCCAAAGCATACTTACCTGGCGTAGGGGTTACCGTGATCAAAAAGGCGGTTCCCCCAGGGTGAGGCCCTTCCATTGCACTGAGGTCGGGCTGACCCCTGCGATTATCCCTAATGCGGATAACTCGGGCGCACAATTTTTGGTAGTCGGGACTGCGTGCGCGCTATCCCGGCCTTAATCTAATTCAAACAGTTTCTAGTTacttagtttttcaaaaagttcCAGGTTATGGCGAGGACTCAAGTTATAAAATGCCTAATTCGGCTGTCTATTGTGTATGTCAAGTCAGCTCTCTGGCGTCGTTCGATTACGAGCTAATCTTTTACAAACTAGCCG
Coding sequences:
- the LOC103314249 gene encoding ceramide synthase 5; amino-acid sequence: MIFDLNFRWPTLVFELDQLQRRNNVELIDLLFMTLFLLLLQSILKRHLFTPLVKRMKKFSQSNRTSVRNSIFEQAYLKSQIWDRKMIEGLAKQSETSSKEVKTWLKLKNKQSHYTNKISTSLWRLIYHTAIIAYGTAVFWDKPWFWDIKECWVDVYNQKITNGVWWFFMISWAHICCSFLTVDTLDFRKKDFFLTLTHHVVLLEIMWISWKDSMIPYCSIGLFCHDFADIFLQVCKLAKYFDREFLSRIFFFVFMLVWGITRLGIFPFYIIKSSVVDLPRVEPIWTTYFYYYAGVICLCLIQILHCLWTYFIFKVAARLLWHNALFEDPTSDKEAE